From a region of the Corallococcus coralloides DSM 2259 genome:
- a CDS encoding RCC1 domain-containing protein has product MLGALLLSLSSPWIAACSSGSSTPEPSAPAEQTQSQVTVSIGAQDLFSQAVKGRVSAQAFAYSDVASIRVDVSEQGTGGLVIFKNFDLFTSAGTWTGKLPFLPKAKALTFFARALDASGNLLFSGSLDATLNLDFETVTIPLAPANNNAVISLPRIRKISIPSAFASSQSGNITFAVEATNGEALRYAITSAVAGSGTFSPLNGSITLQNTAGAFVSQYTPPTVSTETVFTHTVTVTNPAGHSISTTFTTKVKPPETSSGVIDTSVAVLFNPVINGLNGLRVRETSNVIFKADVSDDGAQEALTYAWSFTPASGTTFDPVPAFTGATNPSTLQNYTTAVQGDLKLSVTDGNNGTTTLTYKLTPDQFPDNPVAEGPLDGINSVRNGTDHTCALLNDGSVRCWGYGVYGQLGYENTQNIGDNELPYTAGAVKILGKATKLAVGGNHTCALLDTGLVRCWGLNTYGQLGYNSTQNLGDGEPVASFGYVNLGGPAIRIAVGGEHSCAVMATGKVRCWGRNHYGQLGYGHNNSIGDNEQPWSAGDVNLGSVTATDVVVGENHTCALLSNDKMLCWGLNNHGQLGQLHYNSIGDDELPNSQTPFEPAGPVSQISAGTSHTCALLKTGTVRCWGYNGNGQMGTGQNSGSFLFRDSGSIDLGTSALQISAGSHHTCALLSTGGVRCWGYNAYGQLGYGNTTARFTPGPAVDLDGATAYQVSASTGHSTCALLSTGKARCWGQGNLGQLGYGNTNHIGDNEQPSAAGDIKHLPPAP; this is encoded by the coding sequence ATGTTGGGCGCGCTCTTACTGTCCCTGTCTTCGCCGTGGATCGCCGCGTGCAGTTCCGGTTCGAGTACGCCGGAGCCCTCCGCGCCCGCCGAGCAGACCCAGTCCCAGGTCACCGTCTCCATTGGTGCGCAGGACCTCTTCAGCCAGGCCGTGAAGGGCCGTGTCTCCGCCCAGGCCTTCGCCTACTCCGATGTCGCCAGCATCCGCGTCGATGTCTCCGAGCAGGGCACGGGCGGCCTCGTCATCTTCAAGAACTTCGACCTCTTCACCTCCGCCGGCACGTGGACCGGGAAGCTGCCCTTCCTTCCGAAGGCCAAGGCCCTCACCTTCTTCGCCCGCGCGCTCGATGCCTCCGGGAACCTCCTGTTCTCCGGCTCGCTCGACGCGACGCTGAACCTCGACTTCGAGACCGTCACCATCCCGCTGGCTCCGGCCAACAACAACGCGGTCATCTCCCTGCCGCGCATCCGGAAGATCAGCATCCCCAGCGCCTTCGCTTCTTCGCAGTCAGGCAACATCACCTTCGCGGTGGAGGCCACCAACGGTGAGGCGCTTCGCTACGCCATCACCTCTGCTGTCGCGGGCAGCGGCACCTTCTCCCCGCTCAACGGTTCCATCACTCTGCAGAACACCGCAGGCGCCTTCGTCTCCCAGTACACTCCCCCCACCGTGAGCACGGAGACGGTCTTCACGCATACGGTGACCGTGACGAACCCCGCCGGGCACTCCATCAGCACCACCTTCACCACCAAGGTGAAGCCCCCGGAGACCTCCAGCGGCGTCATCGACACCTCCGTCGCCGTCCTCTTCAACCCCGTCATCAACGGCCTCAACGGCCTGCGCGTGCGGGAGACCAGCAACGTCATCTTCAAGGCGGACGTGAGCGACGACGGGGCGCAGGAAGCGCTCACCTACGCCTGGAGCTTCACGCCTGCCTCGGGCACCACCTTCGACCCCGTGCCGGCCTTCACTGGAGCGACGAACCCCTCCACGCTCCAGAACTACACCACCGCCGTGCAGGGTGACCTGAAGCTCTCGGTCACGGACGGCAACAACGGCACCACCACGCTCACCTACAAGCTCACGCCGGACCAGTTCCCGGACAACCCTGTCGCCGAAGGGCCGCTGGATGGCATCAACAGCGTCCGCAACGGCACCGACCACACGTGTGCCTTGCTGAATGACGGCTCCGTGCGCTGCTGGGGCTACGGGGTCTATGGACAGCTGGGCTACGAGAACACCCAGAACATCGGTGACAACGAGCTGCCGTACACGGCCGGCGCGGTGAAGATCCTCGGCAAGGCCACGAAGCTCGCGGTGGGTGGCAACCACACGTGCGCCCTGCTGGATACGGGCCTGGTGCGCTGCTGGGGTCTGAACACCTACGGCCAGCTTGGCTACAACAGCACGCAGAACCTGGGCGATGGCGAGCCGGTGGCCAGCTTCGGCTACGTGAACCTGGGCGGTCCCGCCATCCGCATCGCCGTGGGCGGCGAGCACTCCTGCGCGGTGATGGCGACGGGCAAGGTGCGCTGCTGGGGTCGCAACCATTACGGCCAGCTCGGCTACGGACACAACAACAGCATCGGTGACAACGAGCAGCCGTGGAGCGCGGGCGACGTGAACCTGGGCAGCGTCACCGCCACGGACGTCGTCGTGGGCGAAAACCATACCTGTGCCCTGCTCTCCAACGACAAGATGCTCTGCTGGGGCCTCAACAACCACGGTCAGCTCGGTCAGCTCCACTACAACAGCATCGGCGACGACGAGCTGCCCAACAGCCAGACCCCGTTCGAGCCGGCCGGGCCGGTCTCACAGATCTCCGCCGGTACGAGCCACACCTGCGCGCTCCTGAAGACGGGGACCGTGCGGTGCTGGGGCTACAACGGCAACGGACAGATGGGCACGGGCCAGAACAGCGGCAGCTTCCTGTTCAGGGACTCGGGGAGCATCGACCTGGGCACCAGCGCGTTGCAGATCTCCGCCGGCTCCCACCACACCTGCGCCCTGCTCTCGACCGGCGGCGTGCGGTGCTGGGGCTACAACGCCTACGGACAGCTGGGCTACGGCAACACCACGGCCCGGTTCACGCCGGGCCCGGCCGTGGACCTGGATGGCGCCACCGCGTACCAGGTGTCGGCCTCCACCGGTCACAGCACCTGCGCGCTGCTCTCCACGGGCAAGGCGCGCTGCTGGGGCCAGGGCAACTTGGGTCAGCTCGGCTACGGCAACACCAACCACATTGGCGACAACGAGCAGCCCTCCGCCGCGGGCGACATCAAGCACCTGCCTCCCGCGCCGTAG
- a CDS encoding RCC1 domain-containing protein — translation MLGALLLSLSSPWIAACSAGSSTPEPSAPAEQTQAQVTVSIGAQDLFSQAVKGRVSAQAFSYSDVASIRVDVSEQGTGGQVIFKNFDLFTSAGAWTGKLPFLPKAKALTFFARALDASGNLLFSGSLDATLNLDFETVTIPLAPANNNAVISLPRIRKISIPSAFASSQSGNITFAVEATNGEALRYAITSAVAGSGSFSPLNGSITLQNTAGAFVSQYTPPTVSTETVFTHTVMVTNPAGHSISTTFTTKVKPPETSSGVIDTSVAVLFNPVINGLNGLRVRDTQNVIFTADVSDDGAQEALTYAWSFTPASGTTFDPVPAFTGDTNPSTLQNYTTTVQGDLKLSVTDGDNGTTTLTYKLTPDQFPDNPVAEGPLDGINSVRTGWDHACALLNDGSVRCWGYGAFGQLGYENTQNIGDNELPHTVGAVKILGKGTKLAAGGNHSCVVLDTGLVRCWGQNTYGQLGYNNKDNLGDGEPVASFGYVNLGGPATRITVGAEHSCAVMATGKVRCWGRNQYGQLGYGHTNSIGDDEQPWSAGDVDLGNVTATDVVAGDNHTCALLSNDKMLCWGRNGLGQLGYSHVNHIGDNELPSSQTAFEPKGPVAQISASRSNTCALLKTGSVICWGDNLNGQTGNNVYGDYIWYCAEHPSTRCYFNYLANSTTVNLGGTTALQVTSGGEHACALLSTGAMRCWGSNTYGQLGYGNTTDLAVPGGPVNLGGATAYQISASGNGNTCALLSTGKARCWGKNNAGQLGQGNTTVIGDNELPSTVGDIQLLPPTP, via the coding sequence ATGTTGGGCGCGCTATTGCTGTCGCTGTCTTCGCCGTGGATCGCCGCATGTAGCGCTGGCTCCAGTACGCCCGAGCCTTCCGCGCCCGCCGAGCAGACGCAGGCCCAGGTCACCGTCTCCATTGGTGCGCAGGACCTCTTCAGCCAGGCCGTGAAGGGCCGCGTCTCCGCGCAGGCCTTCAGCTATTCCGATGTCGCCAGCATCCGCGTTGATGTCTCCGAACAGGGCACGGGCGGCCAGGTCATCTTCAAGAACTTCGACCTCTTCACCTCCGCTGGGGCGTGGACCGGAAAGCTCCCCTTCCTCCCCAAGGCCAAGGCCCTCACCTTCTTCGCTCGCGCGCTCGATGCCTCCGGGAACCTCCTGTTCTCCGGCTCGCTCGACGCCACGCTGAACCTCGACTTCGAGACCGTCACCATCCCGCTGGCCCCGGCCAACAACAACGCGGTCATCTCCCTGCCGCGCATCCGGAAGATCAGCATCCCCAGCGCCTTCGCCTCTTCGCAGTCGGGCAACATCACCTTCGCGGTGGAGGCCACCAACGGTGAGGCGCTTCGCTACGCCATCACCTCTGCTGTCGCGGGCAGCGGCAGCTTCTCGCCGCTCAACGGCTCCATCACGCTTCAGAACACGGCGGGTGCCTTCGTCTCCCAGTACACGCCCCCCACCGTGAGCACGGAGACGGTCTTCACCCATACCGTCATGGTCACCAACCCCGCGGGCCACTCCATCAGCACGACCTTCACCACCAAGGTGAAGCCCCCGGAGACCTCCAGCGGCGTCATCGACACCTCCGTCGCCGTCCTCTTCAACCCCGTCATCAACGGCCTCAACGGCCTGCGGGTGCGCGACACGCAGAACGTCATCTTCACCGCGGACGTGAGTGACGACGGTGCGCAGGAGGCGCTCACCTACGCCTGGAGCTTCACGCCTGCCTCGGGCACCACCTTCGACCCCGTGCCCGCGTTCACCGGGGACACCAACCCCTCCACGCTCCAGAACTACACCACCACCGTGCAGGGTGACCTGAAGCTCTCGGTCACGGACGGTGACAACGGCACCACCACGCTCACCTACAAGCTCACTCCGGATCAGTTCCCGGACAACCCTGTCGCTGAAGGGCCGCTGGATGGCATCAACAGCGTCCGCACCGGTTGGGACCATGCCTGCGCGCTGTTGAATGACGGCTCGGTGCGCTGCTGGGGCTACGGTGCCTTCGGCCAGTTGGGCTACGAGAACACCCAGAACATTGGCGACAACGAGCTGCCGCACACGGTCGGCGCGGTGAAGATCCTCGGCAAGGGGACGAAGCTCGCGGCGGGTGGCAACCATTCCTGCGTGGTGCTGGACACGGGCCTGGTGCGGTGCTGGGGCCAGAACACGTATGGGCAGCTCGGGTACAACAACAAGGACAACCTGGGCGACGGCGAGCCGGTGGCCAGCTTCGGCTACGTCAACCTGGGCGGCCCGGCCACCCGCATCACCGTGGGCGCGGAGCACTCGTGCGCGGTGATGGCCACGGGCAAGGTGCGCTGCTGGGGCCGCAACCAGTACGGCCAGCTGGGCTACGGCCACACCAACAGCATCGGCGATGACGAGCAGCCATGGTCCGCGGGCGACGTGGACCTGGGCAATGTCACCGCCACGGATGTCGTCGCGGGTGACAACCACACCTGCGCGCTACTCTCCAACGACAAGATGCTCTGCTGGGGCCGCAACGGCCTGGGACAGCTCGGGTACTCCCACGTCAACCACATTGGTGACAACGAGCTGCCCAGCAGCCAGACCGCGTTCGAGCCCAAGGGGCCTGTCGCCCAGATCTCCGCCAGCCGGAGCAACACCTGTGCCCTGCTGAAGACGGGCAGCGTCATCTGCTGGGGCGACAACCTCAACGGGCAGACGGGCAACAACGTCTACGGTGACTACATCTGGTACTGCGCCGAGCACCCTTCGACCCGCTGCTACTTCAACTACCTCGCCAACTCGACGACGGTGAACCTGGGCGGAACGACCGCCTTGCAGGTGACCTCCGGTGGCGAGCACGCCTGCGCGCTGCTCTCCACGGGCGCCATGCGGTGCTGGGGAAGCAACACCTACGGGCAACTGGGCTACGGCAACACGACGGACCTGGCGGTCCCTGGTGGTCCCGTGAACCTCGGGGGAGCGACCGCCTATCAGATCAGCGCCTCGGGCAACGGCAACACCTGCGCGCTGCTCTCCACGGGCAAGGCGCGCTGCTGGGGCAAGAACAACGCCGGGCAGTTGGGCCAGGGAAACACCACGGTCATCGGTGACAACGAGCTGCCGTCCACCGTGGGCGACATCCAGCTCCTGCCGCCCACGCCGTAG
- a CDS encoding RCC1 domain-containing protein, translating to MTKPATLALLLLCTTAACTSPTTDPATPEPTASVTFTISTDSTGSQSQARRALGFSFADVARIRIDVEDAASHSALFSHFDLVPSPSGWSGTMPSLPRHQSLTFIARAYDGTSALLFQGSTTQTLIADRESVAITLAPTNDGAPITLPRIPRIQLPGELVFGQPATVTFFVEATSGESLTFTLTAANNGGTFVPSSGTFTLTGTSGAFVARYLPPFGIPSPTDYTHSLTVTNPAGHSVSTTFVTRVLPADQSTDSLGTTVRILFAPVIQGLAASRFVGTSDVAWSATVSDDQPARTLDYAWSFVPDAPVTPAPGFTTQTNPTVLQHYAPALQGRLSLQVTDAAGARTTATYRLGAQQFPDAPVQTGGPTDVAWLRAGDSHTCALLNDGSVRCFGSGAQGRLGYTGTANVGDDETPASKGPVPLAPGEKAVQLATGLGHTCALLSTGRVRCWGANASGQLGLGHTRTLGDDEPIASVGTVDLGGARALRITAGSNHTCALLTSGHVRCWGDNTHGQLGYGHTDPLGDNEPPPTTDVPVGAPVQDLAAGGDHTCALLFSGRPRCWGANAYGQLGYNRDDDVGDTELPSSAGDVDVGGTAVQLALGSQHTCALLDTGALRCWGANAYGQVGNGNPDYATPLTSVAPGAGLRAVQVAAGAQHTCALLESGQLQCWGNGARGRLGYANTRSHSAPGTAFIDVGGAPATSVTAGGQHTCAVLSSGRALCWGFNTSGQLGQGHVRAIGDDEAPSLAGGILLVSP from the coding sequence ATGACGAAGCCTGCCACCCTCGCGCTCCTGCTGCTGTGCACCACCGCCGCGTGTACGTCGCCCACGACGGATCCGGCCACGCCGGAGCCCACGGCCTCCGTCACGTTCACCATCTCCACGGACAGCACCGGCTCCCAATCCCAGGCCCGGCGCGCGCTGGGCTTCTCCTTCGCGGACGTGGCGCGCATCCGCATCGACGTGGAGGACGCGGCCAGTCACAGCGCGCTGTTCTCCCACTTCGACCTGGTGCCCTCTCCCTCCGGTTGGTCTGGCACCATGCCGTCCCTGCCTCGCCATCAATCCCTCACGTTCATCGCGCGGGCCTACGACGGAACCAGCGCGCTCCTCTTCCAGGGCAGCACCACCCAGACGCTCATCGCGGACCGCGAGTCCGTGGCCATCACGCTGGCGCCCACCAACGACGGCGCGCCCATCACCCTGCCGCGCATCCCCCGCATCCAGCTTCCCGGTGAGCTCGTCTTCGGCCAGCCCGCCACCGTCACCTTCTTCGTCGAGGCCACCTCCGGCGAGTCCCTCACCTTCACCCTCACCGCCGCGAACAACGGCGGCACCTTCGTTCCCTCCAGCGGCACGTTCACGCTCACCGGCACCTCCGGCGCCTTCGTCGCCCGCTACCTGCCTCCCTTCGGCATTCCCAGCCCCACCGACTACACGCACTCGCTCACCGTCACGAACCCGGCGGGGCACTCGGTCAGCACCACGTTCGTGACGCGCGTCCTTCCCGCGGATCAATCCACGGACTCGCTGGGCACCACCGTGCGCATCCTCTTCGCGCCCGTCATCCAGGGCCTGGCCGCGTCCCGCTTCGTGGGCACCTCCGACGTCGCGTGGTCCGCCACCGTGTCGGATGATCAGCCCGCCCGCACGCTCGACTATGCGTGGAGCTTCGTCCCAGACGCGCCCGTGACGCCCGCTCCAGGCTTCACCACGCAGACCAACCCCACCGTCCTCCAGCACTACGCGCCCGCGCTCCAGGGCCGGCTGTCCCTCCAGGTCACCGACGCCGCCGGGGCCCGCACCACCGCTACCTACCGCCTGGGTGCGCAGCAGTTCCCCGATGCCCCCGTGCAGACCGGTGGCCCCACCGACGTCGCCTGGCTCCGCGCTGGGGACAGCCACACCTGCGCGCTCCTCAACGACGGCTCCGTACGCTGCTTCGGCAGCGGCGCGCAGGGCCGGCTCGGCTACACCGGCACCGCCAACGTCGGCGACGACGAGACTCCCGCGTCGAAGGGCCCCGTGCCCCTCGCTCCCGGCGAGAAGGCCGTGCAGCTGGCCACCGGCCTGGGCCACACCTGCGCCCTGCTCTCCACCGGGCGCGTGCGCTGCTGGGGCGCCAACGCCTCCGGACAGCTCGGCCTGGGCCACACACGCACCCTCGGCGATGACGAACCCATCGCCAGCGTGGGCACCGTGGACCTGGGCGGCGCACGCGCGCTGCGTATCACCGCGGGCTCCAACCACACCTGCGCGCTGCTCACCTCCGGCCACGTGCGCTGCTGGGGCGACAACACCCACGGCCAGCTGGGCTACGGCCACACCGACCCCCTCGGCGACAACGAGCCTCCGCCCACCACCGACGTCCCTGTCGGCGCGCCCGTACAGGACCTGGCTGCGGGCGGCGACCACACCTGCGCCCTGCTCTTCTCCGGCCGTCCGCGCTGCTGGGGCGCCAACGCCTACGGACAACTGGGTTACAACCGTGACGACGATGTCGGTGACACCGAGTTGCCGTCGTCAGCGGGTGACGTGGACGTGGGCGGCACCGCCGTGCAGCTGGCCCTGGGCAGCCAGCACACCTGCGCCCTGCTGGACACCGGCGCCCTGCGCTGCTGGGGCGCCAATGCCTACGGGCAGGTGGGCAATGGCAACCCTGACTACGCCACGCCCCTCACCTCCGTGGCACCCGGCGCGGGCCTTCGCGCCGTCCAGGTCGCCGCCGGGGCCCAACACACCTGCGCCCTGCTCGAGTCCGGCCAGCTCCAGTGCTGGGGCAACGGCGCCCGGGGCCGGCTGGGCTACGCCAACACCCGCTCCCACTCCGCTCCCGGCACCGCCTTCATCGACGTGGGCGGCGCTCCCGCCACCTCCGTCACCGCGGGCGGCCAGCACACGTGCGCCGTGCTCTCCTCTGGCCGTGCGCTGTGCTGGGGCTTCAACACCTCCGGACAGCTTGGCCAAGGCCACGTGCGCGCCATCGGTGATGACGAAGCACCCTCGCTCGCCGGGGGCATCCTCCTCGTGTCGCCCTGA
- a CDS encoding STAS/SEC14 domain-containing protein: MAVLREWVFGTQRVSLEDSDILWIKVRGAFSETDVRELVDLFHELEAGPDKPLYLVADLSTSEGLSVAPRKYLAKHLSPTWFRAVCFFGAKRTHREVLRALVAVVNFTSGTRVEAEFVDSEARARAWLESHRRRQQAAPR, from the coding sequence ATGGCGGTGCTGCGGGAGTGGGTCTTCGGGACACAGCGTGTCTCGCTGGAGGACTCCGACATCCTCTGGATCAAGGTCCGGGGAGCGTTTTCAGAGACGGACGTGCGGGAGCTGGTGGACCTGTTCCACGAGCTGGAGGCGGGCCCGGACAAGCCCCTGTACCTCGTCGCGGACCTGAGCACGTCCGAGGGCTTGTCGGTCGCGCCGCGCAAGTACCTGGCCAAACACCTGAGCCCCACGTGGTTCCGCGCGGTCTGCTTCTTCGGCGCCAAGCGCACGCATCGCGAGGTGCTGCGCGCGCTCGTGGCGGTCGTCAACTTCACCAGCGGCACCAGGGTGGAGGCGGAGTTCGTGGACTCGGAGGCCCGGGCCCGCGCGTGGCTGGAGTCCCACCGGCGCCGTCAGCAAGCGGCGCCGCGCTGA
- a CDS encoding ArsA-related P-loop ATPase — protein sequence MLESLWSRRAVLVSGKGGVGKTTLSAALAVAAARAGRPVLLAELSPDEGGPSTLSGLVGVKEAGPRVVPAGPNLSFVRLSAQEGHRLFLEETLPVKWLAEAALRSRALRRFLEAGPALKEMGLMFQLLALLRLTHPDGRRVHPLTVVDLPATGHALALATLPRSILSLMPGGPVGRAVREGLDLLQDPARTGVVVTTLPEPLPVSETLALVGELKDVGLPLSAAVLNRMPEDPFTPESRAALERLLETHGPHRGQRALERLERARLARERLAAGVGVPHWGLPELALTGMALVERLAELLESKLEGAASRGGREATP from the coding sequence GTGCTGGAGTCCTTGTGGAGCAGACGCGCCGTGCTCGTGTCGGGCAAGGGCGGCGTGGGCAAGACGACGCTCTCCGCCGCGCTGGCGGTGGCGGCGGCTCGCGCGGGCCGGCCGGTGCTGCTGGCGGAGCTGTCCCCGGACGAGGGCGGCCCGTCCACGCTCTCGGGGCTGGTGGGCGTGAAGGAGGCCGGGCCGCGCGTGGTGCCCGCGGGGCCGAACCTGTCCTTCGTGCGCCTGTCCGCGCAGGAGGGGCACCGGCTGTTCCTGGAGGAGACACTGCCCGTGAAGTGGCTGGCGGAGGCCGCGCTGCGCTCGAGGGCGCTGCGGCGCTTCCTGGAGGCGGGCCCCGCGCTCAAGGAGATGGGGCTGATGTTCCAGCTCCTGGCGCTCCTGCGCCTCACGCACCCGGATGGCCGCAGGGTGCACCCGCTCACGGTGGTGGACCTGCCCGCCACGGGCCACGCGCTGGCGCTGGCCACGCTGCCCCGGAGCATCCTGTCGCTGATGCCGGGCGGGCCCGTGGGGCGCGCGGTGCGTGAAGGGCTGGACCTGCTCCAGGACCCCGCGCGCACGGGCGTGGTGGTCACCACGCTGCCGGAGCCCCTGCCGGTGAGCGAGACGCTGGCGCTGGTGGGCGAATTGAAGGACGTGGGCCTGCCCCTGTCCGCCGCGGTGCTCAACCGCATGCCGGAGGACCCCTTCACCCCGGAGTCACGCGCGGCGCTGGAGCGGCTCCTGGAGACGCACGGGCCGCACCGGGGGCAGCGGGCGCTGGAGCGGCTGGAGCGCGCGCGGCTGGCCCGGGAGCGGCTGGCGGCGGGCGTGGGGGTGCCCCACTGGGGCCTGCCGGAGCTGGCCCTGACGGGCATGGCGCTGGTGGAGCGGCTGGCGGAGCTCCTGGAGTCCAAACTCGAAGGAGCCGCGTCCCGCGGCGGCCGGGAGGCCACGCCATGA
- a CDS encoding ArsA family ATPase translates to MNLDGMLRDKRILVLCGAGGVGKTTTAAALGVAAARSGRKVLVLTIDPARRLAEAMGLKENGAEPTSVPPERLYADGPRGEGRLDVWMLEPRIVFERMVRRMSATESAARTILEHRLYRFLSELVAGVQEYAAAEALDGFIAEGHYDLIVLDTPPSRHALDFLDAPGRLSRFLDERIISLFGPDSGRTGRLWQGAQALVGKVLDGIFGGGFAQEMRSFVAAFGGLFAGIRLHADRLREHLSSKDAAFLLVTSPEAAALREATFFQEALQAKGLPFAGYVLNRSWARDDGLAPAAALKPHANNAADTDAVSALEHLAGVEDARATAHRSLLARLAEGLPRGALAIAAPDAGADLEDFRGLVHLGDALTVV, encoded by the coding sequence ATGAACCTGGACGGCATGCTGCGCGACAAGCGGATCCTCGTGCTGTGCGGCGCGGGCGGCGTGGGCAAGACGACGACGGCGGCGGCGCTGGGCGTGGCCGCGGCGCGCTCGGGGCGCAAGGTGCTGGTGCTCACCATCGACCCGGCGCGGCGGCTGGCGGAGGCCATGGGGTTGAAGGAGAACGGCGCGGAGCCCACCTCCGTGCCTCCGGAGCGCCTGTACGCGGACGGTCCGCGCGGCGAGGGCCGGCTGGACGTGTGGATGCTGGAGCCGCGCATCGTCTTCGAGCGCATGGTGCGCCGGATGTCCGCCACGGAGAGCGCCGCGCGCACCATCCTGGAGCACCGCCTGTACCGCTTCCTGTCGGAGCTGGTCGCGGGCGTGCAGGAGTACGCCGCCGCGGAGGCGCTGGACGGCTTCATCGCGGAGGGCCACTACGACCTCATCGTCCTGGACACCCCGCCCAGCCGCCACGCGCTGGACTTCCTGGACGCCCCGGGCCGGCTGTCGCGCTTCCTGGACGAGCGGATCATCTCCCTCTTCGGTCCGGACTCGGGCCGCACGGGCCGGCTGTGGCAGGGCGCGCAGGCGCTGGTGGGCAAGGTGCTGGACGGCATCTTCGGCGGCGGCTTCGCGCAGGAGATGCGCTCCTTCGTCGCCGCCTTCGGCGGCCTGTTCGCCGGCATCCGCCTGCACGCGGACCGGCTGCGCGAACACCTGTCGTCGAAGGACGCGGCGTTCCTGCTCGTCACGTCGCCAGAGGCCGCCGCGCTGCGCGAGGCCACGTTCTTCCAGGAGGCGCTCCAGGCCAAGGGGCTGCCCTTCGCGGGCTACGTGCTCAACCGCAGCTGGGCGCGGGATGACGGCCTGGCCCCGGCCGCCGCGCTGAAGCCGCACGCGAACAACGCCGCGGACACGGACGCCGTCAGCGCGCTGGAGCACCTGGCGGGCGTGGAGGACGCGCGCGCGACGGCGCACCGCTCGCTGCTGGCGAGGCTGGCCGAAGGGCTGCCCCGGGGCGCGCTGGCCATCGCCGCGCCGGACGCGGGCGCGGACCTGGAGGACTTCCGGGGGCTGGTGCACCTGGGAGACGCGCTCACCGTCGTCTGA
- a CDS encoding CBS domain-containing protein codes for MGTKDYSNGNGRHDLGRADISTPPTDAMATHRSPDVAPPGSRERSESDVSGWSPGRDELPADRQGRFHRAAAWRLGRVRTDVDDTGMWRKDREGERDGGTTGPYGRDDRDVRYANGAGPRRTQGEDTVQEMPPERADYREWDRSGYGGEEPLLRDRPRRAAPASREAPNLRERLAPRREETFPLDPRLRASRDASDTSRRRWRREPLTARDIMTRQVRTARRDSSLREVAQLMRDEDCGVVPIVDAEGRLLGLVTDRDLALRAFAGQRAVDGLRAADVMTEDLEAVLPEEDLHGVIELMGRRQVRRIPVVEPDDRLVGIIALGDIASRADQDEELQEALERISSRRSFWSRLR; via the coding sequence ATGGGCACCAAGGACTACAGCAACGGAAACGGCAGGCATGACCTGGGGCGCGCGGACATCTCCACGCCTCCCACCGACGCGATGGCCACGCACCGCTCGCCGGACGTGGCGCCGCCGGGCTCGCGCGAGCGCTCGGAGTCCGACGTGAGCGGCTGGAGCCCCGGGCGCGACGAGCTGCCCGCCGACCGCCAGGGGCGCTTCCACCGCGCCGCCGCGTGGCGCCTGGGCCGCGTGCGCACGGACGTGGACGACACCGGCATGTGGCGCAAGGACCGCGAGGGCGAGCGCGACGGCGGCACCACCGGCCCCTACGGCCGCGACGACCGGGACGTGCGCTACGCCAACGGCGCGGGCCCCCGGCGCACCCAGGGCGAGGACACCGTCCAGGAGATGCCCCCCGAGCGCGCCGACTACCGCGAGTGGGACCGCAGCGGCTACGGCGGCGAGGAGCCCCTGCTGCGCGACCGCCCGCGCCGCGCGGCACCGGCGTCGCGCGAGGCCCCGAACCTGCGCGAGCGGCTGGCCCCGAGGCGGGAGGAGACCTTCCCCCTGGACCCGAGGCTCCGCGCCTCCCGGGACGCGTCCGACACTTCGCGCCGCCGCTGGAGGCGCGAGCCGCTCACCGCGCGCGACATCATGACCCGCCAGGTGCGCACCGCCCGCCGCGACAGCTCCCTGCGCGAGGTGGCGCAGCTGATGCGGGACGAGGACTGCGGCGTGGTGCCCATCGTGGACGCGGAGGGGCGGCTCCTGGGACTCGTCACCGACCGCGACCTGGCGCTGCGCGCCTTCGCGGGCCAACGCGCCGTGGACGGCCTGCGCGCCGCGGACGTGATGACGGAGGACCTGGAGGCGGTGCTGCCGGAGGAGGACCTGCACGGCGTCATCGAGCTGATGGGCCGCCGTCAGGTGCGCCGCATCCCCGTGGTGGAGCCCGACGACCGGCTCGTGGGCATCATCGCGCTGGGGGACATCGCCAGCCGCGCGGATCAGGACGAGGAGCTGCAGGAGGCGCTGGAGCGCATCTCGTCCCGGCGCTCGTTCTGGAGCCGGCTGCGCTGA